In Poecilia reticulata strain Guanapo linkage group LG17, Guppy_female_1.0+MT, whole genome shotgun sequence, the following proteins share a genomic window:
- the lrrc53 gene encoding uncharacterized protein lrrc53, translating to MTCVLLMFLLPVVEAQXVPACPVSCAVCSEDAVICQRLANIIDAPDSTQALLLTEGSISVVQPASLSVLRNITVIGLSSNHISELSEDAFRNLPFLHTLLLDHNLLTSQALQGGALINLSQLEVLALGHNHIDMIQAGWFTGTKALLSLKLEGNLVTRLNPGSFPLNHFRSLETLDLSDNLIDFLDRNSFRGLVSLRSLDLSRNRLSSVPPEAFSYLVWLSNLNLDLNSWNCTCELLELAAVLTSFIQEPDKALYNGRRMMCVSADNPAVTTVLELTEANCVPSNQNITVQIEARSSVAPQQYARDLAIAAVICFLGGVALTLLAVLICYHVSQRKKKKKESQKLKEERDKDGTTSNHVNRLGDQERMRNFFLQANSSQQWSKESMXLDERMDMFKSRAEENGSKVHCPHCNTNGKMPNXMRKGKWXNGGPEAEDVQERRKLRMMVEEERRRGVIQQQNYNWNVSNKIPPHIVNSSFHLLRETSDNLPPFKXDGDMGNHRTDDESKSRSYEASLCRNCHRTSRPPEENMIHRTPHSNQMDVSDSNGKIRREPFRKMNTEVKREAKNVKFDLTSPRTNRGKESLEEEAIPRGNEKSRRHRVQSSRLMKVKLNLNPLRKSKVHPRKKDEHGHTKNTSSKRSKEKRRHGKGKEEEGEEKSGKRSKSSREKKRKSSKMEEADEGEQKSSXSKSDKSAEGDQEQNQNISQAPDGTTVSAQNLQTLQYQTAGLALGGAQLAFQHPFSFGPADRNRTTNLSLLNSPGSQLTGSTLSLQAGKALLNTMSSGSNPLLTSGLANPIAPGVTLSGLNVAPGGATESFARQPAVSTRFSNPALLAKTIQANPLQAGGNPPAPLLTSISDGPVLSLANPAALGNSQTQVDSSASAAVPKLDLTHSQDIQREQGQIQSTTESQAPSTKDNLPEQDQDETSGEIPETRVEKMSVNMPPDGVAQTEGLQVGGSGECLKADSTSVMDQSVPSLSIPGESSPAAGGAALLQQEYLSEEGGFSPRRKLRLVLPEKTSNRPPTALERKIR from the exons GTGTTTTGCTGATGTTCCTGCTGCCAGTCGTYGAAGCCCAGCRTGTTCCAGCCTGCCCCGTTTCTTGTGCGGTCTGCTCAGAGGATGCAGTCATCTGTCAGAGGCTTGCTAACATCATTG ATGCTCCAGACTCGACCCAGGCTCTGCTGCTAACTGAGGGCTCCATCTCTGTGGTCCAGCCGGCCTCGCTGTCTGTCCTCAGGAACATCACAGTTATAG GCCTGAGCAGCAACCACATCTCAGAGCTTAGTGAGGACGCCTTCAGAAACCTGCCTTTCCTCCACACTTTGCTGTTGGACCACAACCTCCTGACCAGCCAGGCTCTGCAAGGTGGAGCGCTGATCAATCTCAGTCAGCTGGAAGTTCTTGCGCTGGGCCACAATCACATCGACATG ATCCAGGCTGGTTGGTTTACAGGCACAAAGGCTCTGCTCAGCCTGAAGCTGGAGGGAAACCTGGTCACCAGGCTGAACCCTGGATCCTTTCCTCTRAACCACTTCAGGAGTCTGGAGACTCTGGATCTTTCGGATAATTTGATAGATTTTCTGGACAGAAACAG CTTCCGAGGTCTGGTTAGCTTGAGGAGCCTGGATCTCTCCAGAAACCGTCTGagttcagttcctccagaggCTTTCTCCTACCTTGTGTGGCTGTCGAACCTGAACCTGGACCTCAATTCATGGAACTGCACATGCGAGCTGCTGGAGCTGGCTGCCGTCCTGACGAGCTTCATCCAGGAGCCGGACAAG GCGCTGTACAATGGCCGTCGGATGATGTGTGTGAGTGCGGACAACCCGGCTGTGACCACGGTGCTGGAGCTGACTGAAGCCAACTGCGTGCCGTCCAATCAGAACATCACGGTGCAGATAGAGGCGAGAAGCAGCGTGGCGCCTCAGCAGTACGCTCGAGACCTGGCCATAGCTGCAGTCATCTGCTTCCTAG GAGGAGTCGCTTTGACCCTGCTTGCAGTCTTGATCTGTTACCACGTCTCTCAacggaagaagaagaagaaagaaagtcaaaaaCTGAAGGAAGAACGGGACAAAGACGGAACAACTTCTAACCATGTAAATCGACTCGGAGATCAGGAGAGGATGAGGAATTTTTTCTTACAAGCCAACAGCAGTCAACAATGGAGCAAAGAGTCCATGAYGCTGGATGAAAGAATGGATATGTTTAAGTCCAGAGCTGAAGAAAATGGTAGCAAAGTCCATTGTCCTCATTGCAACACTAATGGGAAGATGCCGAACMAAATGAGAAAGGGTAAGTGGGMAAACGGAGGACCTGAGGCTGAAGATGTCCAGGAGAGAAGGAAATTGAGGATGATGGTGGAagaggagagaaggagaggagTTATTCAACAACAGAATTACAACTGGAATGTCTCTAACAAGATTCCTCCCCACATCGTCAACTCATCTTTTCATCTGCTGAGAGAAACGTCAGACAATCTTCCACCCTTCAAGGYTGACGGTGACATGGGCAACCACAGGACTGATGATGAATCAAAGAGCAGAAGTTATGAGGCTTCACTCTGCAGGAATTGCCACAGGACCTCCAGACCTCCAGAGGAGAATATGATACACAGGACGCCTCACTCCAACCAAATGGACGTCTCTGATTCCAATGGCAAGATAAGGAGGGAGCCGTTTAGAAAGATGAACACAGAGGTAAAAAGAGAGGCAAAAAATGTGAARTTTGATCTAACAAGTCCAAGAACTAATCGAGGCAAGGAAAGTCTGGAGGAGGAGGCAATTCCCAGAGGCAACGAGAAAAGCAGGAGACACAGAGTCCAGTCCAGCCGTTTGATGAAGGTCAAGTTGAACTTAAACCCCTTAAGAAAAAGCAAAGTCCATCCGAGGAAGAAAGATGAGCATGGCCATACCAAGAACACAAGCTCCAAGAGGAGTAAAGAGAAAAGACGGCATGGAAAAGgcaaagaggaggaaggagaagagaAATCTGGCAAGAGATCTAAGAGtagcagagagaagaagagaaagtcCTCCAAAATGGAGGAGGCAGACGAAGGAGAGCAAAAAAGCAGCAYATCTAAAAGTGATAAAAGTGCAGAAGGTGACCAggaacagaaccaaaacatctCCCAGGCACCTGACGGCACCACCGTCTCTGCACAAAACCTCCAGACTCTCCAGTACCAGACTGCGGGACTGGCATTGGGTGGGGCTCAGCTGGCTTTCCAGCATCCCTTCTCCTTCGGTCCAGCTGACAGGAATCGTACTACCAACCTTTCCTTGCTAAACTCGCCTGGYTCACAGCTAACTGGAAGCACCCTGTCTCTTCAAGCAGGGAAGGCTTTGCTCAACACCATGTCCTCAGGATCCAATCCACTGCTCACCAGTGGTCTGGCTAATCCCATTGCTCCTGGCGTGACACTCAGTGGGCTTAACGTAGCTCCAGGTGGTGCCACAGAAAGCTTCGCTAGACAACCTGCAGTATCGACCAGGTTCTCAAATCCTGCTCTTCTGGCCAAGACGATACAAGCCAATCCTTTACAAGCAGGTGGAAACCCCCCAGCTCCACTTCTTACCTCTATATCTGATGGTCCTGTCCTGAGTTTAGCAAATCCAGCTGCATTGGGTAACAGCCAGACGCAGGTCGACAGTTCTGCATCTGCAGCAGTACCAAAGCTTGATCTAACTCACAGTCAAGACATTCAGAGGGAACAGGGACAGATTCAATCAACCACTGAGTCACAAGCCCCCTCTACTAAAGACAACCTCCCTGAACAGGATCAAGACGAGACGTCAGGGGAAATCCCAGAAACTAGAGTGGAGAAAATGTCTGTCAATATGCCACCTGACGGTGTGGCTCAAACTGAAGGACTTCAGGTAGGAGGATCAGGAGAATGTCTGAAGGCAGACAGTACGTCTGTAATGGATCAATCAGTTCCTAGTCTGTCCATACCAGGTGAATCCTCCCCAGCTGCTGGAGGGGCGGCCCTCTTGCAGCAGGAGTACCTGTCAGAAGAAGGAGGCTTCTCACCGAGGAGGAAGCTGAGGCTGGTTCTtccagaaaaaacatca